In one window of Shewanella goraebulensis DNA:
- the fusA gene encoding elongation factor G, which produces MTELSKYRNIGIFAHVDAGKTTTTERILKLTGKIHKIGEVHDGESTTDFMEQEAERGITIQSAAVSCFWNDHRFNVIDTPGHVDFTVEVYRSLKVLDGGVGVFCGSGGVEPQSETNWRYANESEVARIIFVNKLDRMGADFLRVVKQTQDVLAANPLVMVLPIGIEDEFTGVVDLLTRKAWIWDETGQAENYKIEDVPADMVDMVEEYREMLIETAVEQDDDLMEAYMEGEEPSMEDIKRCIRAGTRTMAFFPTYCGSAFKNKGMQLLLDAVVDYLPDPVEVDPQPLTDEEGNETGEHALVSVDEPFKALAFKIMDDRFGALTFVRIYSGKIKKGDTILNSATGKTERVGRMVEMQADERNELDSAQAGDIIAIVGMKNVQTGHTLCDVKHPCTLEAMVFPEPVISIAVAPKDKGGSEKMGIAIGKMIAEDPSFRVETDEDSGETILKGMGELHLDIKVDILKRTYGVDLIVGEPQVAYRETITKVTEDSYTHKKQSGGSGQFGKIDYIIKPGEQNTGFTFSSSVVGGNVPKEFWPAVEKGFASMMNTGTVAGFPVLDVELELTDGAFHAVDSSAIAFEIAAKGAFRQSMPKAGAQLLEPIMNVDVFSPEDNVGDVIGDLNRRRGMIKDQMAGVTGVRIKADVPLSEMFGYIGSLRTMTSGRGQFSMEFAHYAPCPNSVAEKVIAEVKEREAKK; this is translated from the coding sequence ATGACCGAATTATCCAAATACAGAAACATTGGTATCTTCGCTCACGTTGACGCGGGTAAAACCACGACCACCGAGCGTATCCTTAAGCTAACCGGTAAGATCCACAAGATCGGTGAAGTACATGATGGTGAATCTACTACTGACTTCATGGAACAGGAAGCTGAGCGCGGTATTACTATTCAGTCAGCAGCAGTAAGCTGTTTCTGGAATGACCACCGTTTTAACGTTATCGACACTCCAGGCCACGTTGACTTCACTGTTGAAGTATACCGTTCGCTTAAAGTTCTTGATGGCGGTGTAGGTGTATTCTGTGGTTCTGGTGGTGTTGAGCCTCAGTCAGAAACTAACTGGCGTTATGCTAACGAATCAGAAGTTGCTCGTATCATCTTCGTAAACAAATTAGACCGTATGGGTGCTGATTTCTTACGCGTTGTTAAGCAAACTCAAGACGTTCTAGCTGCTAACCCATTGGTTATGGTTTTACCGATTGGTATCGAAGACGAATTTACTGGTGTAGTTGACCTTCTAACCCGCAAAGCGTGGATATGGGATGAAACTGGACAAGCAGAAAACTACAAGATCGAAGACGTTCCAGCTGATATGGTTGACATGGTAGAAGAATACCGTGAAATGCTAATCGAAACTGCTGTTGAGCAAGACGACGATCTAATGGAAGCTTACATGGAAGGCGAAGAGCCATCTATGGAAGACATTAAGCGTTGTATCCGTGCTGGTACTCGTACAATGGCATTCTTCCCTACTTACTGTGGTTCTGCATTCAAGAACAAAGGTATGCAGCTTCTTCTTGATGCTGTTGTTGACTACCTACCTGATCCAGTTGAAGTTGATCCACAGCCTCTTACTGATGAAGAAGGTAACGAAACTGGCGAACACGCTTTAGTTTCTGTTGACGAGCCTTTCAAAGCATTAGCATTCAAAATCATGGATGACCGCTTTGGTGCCCTAACTTTCGTTCGTATCTACTCAGGTAAGATCAAGAAAGGTGACACCATCCTTAACTCTGCTACAGGTAAAACTGAGCGTGTTGGTCGTATGGTTGAGATGCAAGCTGATGAGCGTAACGAATTAGATTCAGCTCAAGCTGGTGACATTATCGCTATCGTTGGTATGAAGAATGTTCAAACTGGTCACACTTTATGTGATGTTAAACATCCTTGTACTCTTGAAGCAATGGTATTCCCAGAGCCAGTTATCTCTATCGCTGTAGCGCCTAAAGATAAAGGTGGTTCAGAGAAAATGGGTATCGCTATCGGTAAAATGATTGCAGAAGATCCATCTTTCCGTGTAGAAACTGATGAAGATTCAGGCGAAACCATCCTTAAAGGTATGGGTGAGCTTCACTTAGACATTAAAGTTGACATCCTTAAGCGTACTTACGGCGTTGACTTAATTGTTGGTGAGCCTCAAGTTGCTTACCGTGAAACTATCACTAAGGTAACTGAAGATAGCTACACGCATAAGAAACAGTCTGGTGGTTCTGGTCAGTTTGGTAAAATTGACTACATCATTAAGCCTGGTGAGCAAAACACTGGTTTCACTTTCAGCTCTTCAGTTGTTGGTGGTAACGTACCTAAAGAATTCTGGCCTGCAGTTGAGAAAGGTTTCGCTAGCATGATGAACACCGGTACTGTTGCTGGTTTCCCTGTGTTAGACGTTGAACTAGAACTTACTGATGGTGCTTTCCACGCAGTTGATTCGTCAGCAATCGCGTTCGAAATCGCAGCTAAAGGCGCATTCCGTCAGTCTATGCCTAAAGCCGGTGCACAACTTCTTGAGCCAATCATGAACGTTGATGTATTCAGCCCAGAAGACAACGTAGGTGACGTAATTGGTGACCTTAACCGTCGTCGTGGTATGATCAAAGACCAAATGGCTGGTGTTACTGGTGTTCGTATTAAAGCTGACGTACCGTTATCAGAAATGTTCGGTTACATCGGTTCACTACGTACTATGACATCTGGTCGTGGCCAATTCTCTATGGAATTCGCTCACTACGCACCATGTCCAAACAGTGTTGCTGAAAAAGTAATTGCTGAAGTTAAAGAGCGTGAAGCTAAGAAGTAA
- a CDS encoding ATP-binding protein, which produces MTSKKQPVNKTTAQAADPLFLQAEHLAKDFSLFPAHSKQSLAEEIKGLLSEDAIQSNLKELATLDVDTYVTKVIQPTQDKNRPSAKRVIADLKGKLIAENHLGSFYSAEIELNFGSRTRRVGFIAQERTTGNGAWMPEHHLAACKAIRHFSELSMPIVYLIDTPGADAGEVANSQNQAHTISKAIAESANVDVPTVGIVIGAGYSGGAIPLAAANILLSLRDGIFNTIQPQGLQSIARKYNLSWQECAKSVGVSPEELLTAGCIDGIVDFSPYDKDERQHNLRRAIISSIEAVETAAINFVRDSADLREHYDRSLTRYLDPSKNLVALENNQGLAVASSPTMHHNLFGSAYRYLRYLTLRSRIHSISVEQYGRLSKVSVPEGDLLERIQQEQDSVFQAWLSTPDKLVYDEELNKLWGTFDSKRNEISTERNVITRFILGEPKENYKKARKALLFNIGWSLYHRWKSNAANNFKGLIKHLESLPASKTQAPWPELNQLTVLDIVVNDELREDFIWQCHNVLIFNALYDNVVQNLASISKEAMMSKSLSRESVDKLLHTSIDIAISKNDDANDKNKFYKWLKFFMDQSNRAELLTRVEQWKSVGNPQLNDSLFVILTYFFERLLPEYFDSEEDQSKYTGAINPVRIGRRKDFWNRLTMGYQDLLIQKVLRDEKRQGKMGWENVIGKFFSEFEELNGDKMSANLLNFPGFRLSIEDALDKGIRPCGLITGVADFEHGDSKHRVGVAVSNIAFQAGAFDMASAEKFSALLIECAKRKLPVVCFISSGGMQTKEGAAALFSMAVVNDRITRFVRDNELPVLMFGFGDCTGGAQASFVTHPLVQTYYLSGTNMPFAGQMVVPAYLPSTATLSNYLSKVPGAMTGLVHNPFSDTLDSHLSSIDPLMPLPTLHANEIIAKALSSLVPEVKAIEEKIVQDDPRELMKPIDKVLVHARGCTAVKLIRKAHDNNINVVLVASDPDMTSVPADMLKVNDKLVCIGGNTSDESYLNAYSVLKVADYENVDALHPGIGFLSESPQFAALCVNNGVNFVGPSVHSMTTMGNKSNAIKTSQDQNVPVVPGSHGILTNAEQAVNVALEIGYPVLLKAVQGGGGKGIQVVTKPEDMIGLFQKTSTEAAAAFGNGDLYLEKYVTSLRHIEVQLLRDKFGNTKVLGIRDCSVQRNNQKVIEESGSTMLPEELKQRVLEYTRDLGDATDYMGAGTVEFIYNLDANEVYFMEMNTRLQVEHPVTEATSGIDIVSAQFDIAAGRSIEDLEPVDQGYAMEVRVTAEKAALDSDGILQLLPNPGMITECIMPEGEGIEIISIAETGKEVSPYYDSLIAQIIIRGESREDVVTKMSAYLDSVVIKGIATNIPLLKLILKDATFNEGVYDTNYLPRLMAELDVPALVAEMEAAAETVGLDTESLRVAESNELKVLAQGAGIFYTSPAPGEPDFVKEGDIVTVDQNLALTEAMKMFSQVTLAGFNRQNAVLYPENQKYRIERILNGNGQQVSQGDLLFVILPIDGE; this is translated from the coding sequence ATGACTAGCAAAAAGCAGCCCGTAAACAAGACAACAGCTCAAGCGGCTGATCCGCTATTTTTACAAGCGGAACATTTAGCTAAAGATTTTTCATTATTTCCTGCTCATAGCAAGCAATCTTTGGCCGAAGAAATCAAAGGATTGTTGTCTGAAGATGCAATCCAATCAAACTTAAAAGAGTTAGCGACACTCGATGTCGATACTTACGTAACGAAAGTTATTCAACCGACTCAAGATAAAAACCGCCCAAGTGCAAAACGTGTTATTGCTGATTTAAAAGGTAAGTTAATTGCCGAAAATCATCTTGGCTCGTTTTACAGTGCAGAAATCGAGTTAAACTTTGGTTCTCGTACTCGCCGTGTTGGTTTTATTGCCCAAGAAAGAACAACTGGCAATGGCGCTTGGATGCCTGAGCATCACCTAGCTGCATGTAAAGCGATTCGTCATTTTTCAGAACTATCAATGCCAATCGTTTACTTAATTGATACTCCTGGTGCCGATGCGGGTGAAGTCGCTAACAGCCAAAACCAAGCTCACACGATTTCTAAAGCGATTGCTGAAAGTGCCAACGTTGACGTACCAACTGTCGGTATCGTTATTGGTGCAGGTTACTCTGGCGGAGCGATTCCATTAGCTGCGGCCAACATCTTATTGTCACTGCGTGATGGTATTTTCAATACGATTCAGCCACAAGGTCTCCAATCTATTGCGCGTAAATACAACTTATCTTGGCAGGAATGTGCTAAATCAGTGGGTGTTTCCCCTGAAGAGCTACTGACTGCAGGTTGTATCGACGGTATTGTTGATTTCTCTCCATATGATAAAGATGAGCGCCAACATAATTTACGCCGCGCAATTATCAGCAGTATCGAAGCAGTAGAAACTGCAGCGATTAACTTTGTTCGTGATTCTGCTGATTTACGTGAGCATTACGACCGCAGTCTGACACGCTACTTAGATCCTTCTAAGAACCTCGTTGCACTAGAAAATAACCAAGGTTTAGCTGTGGCTAGCAGCCCAACCATGCACCACAACTTATTTGGTAGTGCATACCGTTATTTACGTTACCTAACGCTGCGTAGTCGTATTCATTCAATTTCGGTTGAGCAGTACGGTCGTTTATCTAAAGTGAGTGTGCCAGAAGGTGACTTACTTGAACGTATCCAACAAGAGCAAGACAGTGTCTTTCAAGCTTGGTTATCAACACCTGACAAGCTTGTTTATGACGAAGAGCTGAATAAGCTTTGGGGTACGTTTGATAGCAAGCGTAATGAGATCTCAACTGAACGTAACGTGATCACACGTTTCATCCTAGGTGAGCCAAAAGAGAACTATAAAAAAGCCCGTAAGGCGTTATTGTTCAATATTGGTTGGTCTTTATACCACCGCTGGAAGAGTAATGCGGCCAACAACTTCAAAGGCTTAATTAAGCATCTTGAATCATTGCCAGCATCAAAAACTCAAGCGCCTTGGCCTGAATTAAACCAATTAACTGTTCTTGATATTGTGGTTAATGACGAGCTACGTGAAGATTTTATTTGGCAATGTCATAACGTCCTTATCTTTAATGCGTTATACGACAATGTTGTGCAGAACTTAGCATCGATTTCGAAAGAAGCGATGATGTCTAAGAGCCTTTCACGTGAATCTGTAGACAAGTTACTTCATACATCTATCGATATCGCGATTTCAAAAAATGATGATGCGAACGATAAGAACAAGTTCTACAAGTGGCTTAAATTCTTCATGGATCAATCTAACCGTGCAGAATTGCTAACGCGTGTTGAGCAATGGAAGAGTGTCGGTAACCCGCAATTAAATGACAGTTTATTCGTTATTTTGACCTACTTCTTTGAGCGTTTACTGCCTGAATACTTCGACAGTGAAGAGGACCAAAGCAAATACACTGGTGCAATTAACCCTGTACGTATTGGTCGTCGTAAAGATTTCTGGAACCGTCTAACCATGGGTTACCAAGATCTACTTATCCAAAAAGTACTTCGCGATGAAAAACGCCAAGGAAAAATGGGTTGGGAGAATGTCATTGGTAAGTTCTTCAGCGAATTTGAAGAGTTAAATGGCGACAAAATGTCAGCTAACTTACTTAACTTCCCTGGTTTCCGTTTATCAATTGAAGATGCATTAGATAAAGGTATTCGCCCTTGTGGTTTGATTACTGGTGTTGCTGACTTTGAACATGGTGACAGTAAGCATCGTGTTGGTGTTGCTGTGTCTAACATCGCTTTCCAAGCGGGTGCGTTCGATATGGCAAGTGCTGAGAAATTCAGTGCGCTATTGATTGAATGTGCTAAACGTAAATTACCAGTGGTGTGTTTCATCAGTTCTGGTGGTATGCAAACCAAAGAAGGTGCTGCGGCACTATTCTCAATGGCGGTAGTGAACGACCGTATCACGCGTTTTGTCCGTGATAACGAATTACCAGTATTGATGTTTGGTTTTGGTGATTGTACCGGTGGCGCACAAGCAAGTTTCGTGACCCATCCGTTAGTGCAAACTTATTACCTATCGGGTACTAACATGCCGTTTGCAGGTCAAATGGTTGTTCCTGCGTACTTACCATCAACAGCGACCTTATCGAACTACTTGTCGAAAGTTCCTGGTGCAATGACAGGCTTAGTACACAACCCGTTCAGCGATACCTTAGATAGTCATTTATCAAGTATTGATCCATTGATGCCGCTACCAACGCTGCACGCAAATGAGATTATTGCTAAAGCATTATCAAGCTTAGTGCCTGAAGTTAAAGCCATTGAAGAGAAGATTGTTCAAGACGATCCTCGTGAGTTAATGAAGCCTATCGATAAAGTTTTAGTACATGCTCGAGGCTGTACAGCGGTTAAATTGATCCGTAAAGCACACGATAACAACATTAACGTTGTACTTGTGGCATCTGATCCTGATATGACTTCAGTCCCAGCTGACATGCTTAAGGTGAACGATAAGCTGGTTTGTATTGGTGGTAATACATCTGACGAAAGTTACTTGAATGCATATTCTGTACTAAAAGTTGCTGACTACGAAAATGTTGATGCACTTCACCCAGGTATTGGTTTCTTATCAGAAAGCCCGCAGTTTGCTGCTTTATGTGTGAACAATGGCGTTAACTTTGTTGGCCCAAGCGTACACTCAATGACAACTATGGGTAACAAGTCGAACGCTATTAAGACTTCACAAGACCAAAACGTACCTGTAGTACCTGGTTCGCATGGTATTTTGACTAATGCTGAACAAGCGGTGAATGTTGCACTTGAAATTGGCTACCCAGTATTGCTTAAAGCGGTACAAGGCGGTGGTGGTAAAGGTATTCAAGTTGTAACTAAACCTGAAGATATGATTGGTTTATTCCAAAAAACATCTACTGAAGCTGCAGCAGCATTCGGTAACGGCGATTTGTACTTAGAGAAGTATGTAACGTCTCTACGCCACATCGAAGTACAGTTATTACGTGATAAATTTGGTAACACCAAAGTATTGGGTATTCGTGATTGTTCAGTGCAACGTAACAACCAGAAAGTGATTGAAGAATCTGGTTCGACAATGTTGCCAGAAGAGCTTAAGCAACGCGTTCTTGAATACACTCGAGACTTAGGTGATGCGACTGATTACATGGGCGCTGGTACCGTTGAGTTTATTTACAACCTTGATGCTAACGAAGTGTACTTCATGGAAATGAACACACGTCTTCAAGTAGAGCATCCTGTTACTGAAGCAACCTCGGGTATTGATATTGTTAGTGCGCAGTTTGATATTGCTGCGGGCCGCTCAATTGAAGATTTAGAGCCTGTTGATCAAGGTTACGCTATGGAAGTTCGTGTGACTGCTGAAAAAGCTGCGCTTGATAGCGATGGTATTCTTCAGTTATTACCAAACCCTGGCATGATCACTGAGTGCATCATGCCAGAAGGTGAAGGTATTGAAATCATCTCTATTGCTGAAACTGGTAAAGAAGTATCGCCATACTACGATAGCTTGATTGCACAAATTATTATTCGCGGTGAGTCACGTGAAGATGTCGTCACTAAGATGTCAGCTTACCTTGATAGTGTAGTGATTAAAGGTATCGCAACAAACATTCCATTATTGAAGCTTATCCTTAAGGATGCGACGTTCAATGAAGGGGTTTACGATACTAATTACTTACCACGCTTAATGGCAGAGCTAGACGTGCCTGCATTGGTTGCTGAAATGGAAGCGGCTGCTGAAACAGTAGGTTTAGATACTGAGTCACTGCGTGTTGCTGAAAGTAATGAGCTTAAAGTATTGGCACAAGGTGCAGGTATCTTCTATACGTCACCAGCGCCAGGTGAGCCTGACTTCGTTAAAGAAGGTGACATTGTTACTGTGGATCAGAATTTGGCGCTTACAGAAGCGATGAAGATGTTCTCGCAAGTGACTCTAGCTGGGTTTAACCGTCAAAACGCTGTGCTTTATCCTGAAAATCAGAAATACCGTATTGAACGTATTCTAAACGGTAATGGCCAACAGGTTTCTCAAGGCGATTTACTGTTTGTTATTTTACCTATCGATGGTGAGTAA
- a CDS encoding LysR family transcriptional regulator, whose translation MPDLNGMMLFAAVVRAKGFSQAARDIGQPKSTISRKVAQLEEQLGVRLLQRDTRNLSLTQVGSLFFQHCDSISQEIDAAKAIIENTHSDISGSLRVAIPVSFSQEVIANLCSSFMRLYPNIELDVQFTDSNVGLVGEGYDIAIKYGPLESSDLVAKLLFERQPILVASPGYLKKSGTPATPQELAQHSGILLGTSLSAPIWPVGKGSRKTMASFKRKVRVNSASMVKRLAQDDFGIAMLSNNSCKQELAAGSLVPILQEWPMESFKVYGVYSSRKQLANNISAFLDFFAKRYSSQESLQSIMN comes from the coding sequence GTGCCTGATTTAAACGGTATGATGCTGTTTGCAGCAGTAGTTAGAGCAAAAGGTTTTTCACAAGCGGCCCGAGACATCGGACAACCAAAATCAACCATTAGTCGCAAGGTTGCTCAGCTAGAAGAGCAGCTAGGCGTGAGGTTACTGCAACGTGACACCCGTAATTTAAGTCTCACTCAAGTTGGTTCGTTATTCTTTCAGCATTGTGATTCTATCAGTCAAGAAATCGATGCGGCAAAAGCCATTATTGAAAATACCCACAGTGATATTTCAGGTTCATTGCGAGTGGCCATACCAGTCTCATTCTCCCAAGAAGTGATTGCTAACTTATGTAGTAGCTTTATGCGCCTTTATCCTAATATCGAACTGGATGTTCAATTTACCGACAGCAATGTTGGCTTAGTAGGCGAAGGCTACGATATTGCTATTAAATATGGTCCGTTAGAATCTTCTGATTTAGTCGCAAAACTGCTATTTGAACGCCAACCTATTTTAGTCGCAAGTCCTGGATATCTCAAAAAATCAGGCACACCTGCGACGCCACAAGAGTTAGCCCAGCACAGTGGTATATTATTAGGCACCAGCTTATCCGCGCCAATTTGGCCTGTAGGTAAAGGAAGTCGAAAAACCATGGCCAGCTTTAAGCGTAAAGTCAGGGTCAATAGTGCCAGTATGGTTAAGCGGTTAGCGCAAGATGATTTTGGTATTGCTATGCTATCCAATAACAGCTGTAAGCAAGAGCTTGCTGCGGGAAGCTTAGTCCCGATTTTACAAGAGTGGCCAATGGAATCATTTAAAGTTTATGGTGTGTATTCTAGCCGTAAGCAATTAGCCAATAATATCAGCGCTTTTCTAGACTTTTTTGCCAAACGATACAGTAGCCAAGAGTCTTTGCAATCAATAATGAATTAG
- a CDS encoding pyroglutamyl-peptidase I family protein: MFKPLITGTLFAAVLLCSHSAYAQDSSKLDVEELRLPQVMDVMADVANRFDNLNTQLDNQLIASTDELAITQMVASQGTKLWQQAVADVKAGNYDDRALYWSRLAMRKTLKTADAGYNIVPWQRDILVKAFEKSSRGLSDIHFMPETRIKILLTGFDPFFLDKDITQSNPSGLTALALDGMTFDVDGKQAQIETVMIPVRFADFDNGIIESLLTPMYRDNSIDMIFTVSMGRDDFDIERFPARGRSAAAPDNLNVYTGANKTTPKAPLFNGGTLNGPEFVEFSLPVKAMQQTEGQWQVNDNHQVTTVSRGQFDAKSLYELVNETSVEGSGGGYLSNEISYRSILLKEQFKRDIPVGHIHTPKVTGYNADTEWAIVQQIVEMVKLAAAQR, translated from the coding sequence ATGTTCAAGCCCCTAATCACCGGCACTTTGTTTGCTGCAGTACTTCTATGTAGCCACTCTGCTTATGCACAAGACTCAAGCAAACTAGACGTAGAAGAACTCCGCCTACCGCAAGTGATGGATGTCATGGCTGATGTAGCCAACCGTTTTGATAACCTCAATACTCAGCTAGACAACCAACTTATTGCTTCCACAGACGAGCTTGCCATTACTCAAATGGTAGCATCTCAAGGCACCAAACTGTGGCAGCAAGCTGTTGCAGATGTCAAAGCGGGTAACTATGATGATCGCGCTCTGTATTGGAGCCGTTTAGCCATGCGAAAAACCTTAAAAACCGCTGATGCCGGATATAATATCGTACCTTGGCAACGAGACATTCTTGTTAAAGCATTCGAAAAATCTTCTCGTGGTTTAAGCGATATTCATTTTATGCCTGAAACTCGCATCAAAATTTTACTAACAGGTTTTGACCCATTCTTTTTAGATAAAGATATTACCCAAAGTAATCCATCAGGATTGACAGCATTAGCTCTCGACGGAATGACCTTCGATGTTGACGGTAAGCAAGCGCAAATTGAAACCGTGATGATTCCAGTCCGATTTGCAGACTTCGATAATGGCATTATCGAATCACTGCTCACGCCTATGTATCGAGATAACAGTATTGATATGATTTTCACAGTCAGCATGGGCCGTGATGATTTTGATATTGAACGATTCCCTGCTCGTGGACGAAGCGCTGCAGCGCCAGATAACTTAAACGTTTATACTGGTGCAAACAAAACTACACCTAAAGCACCGTTATTTAATGGCGGCACCTTAAATGGGCCAGAGTTTGTTGAGTTCTCACTCCCTGTCAAAGCAATGCAACAAACTGAAGGTCAATGGCAGGTCAATGATAACCACCAAGTCACTACCGTTAGTCGTGGCCAGTTTGACGCTAAATCGCTTTATGAGTTAGTTAATGAAACCTCAGTTGAAGGTTCAGGTGGTGGGTATTTATCTAATGAAATTTCCTATCGCAGCATATTACTGAAAGAGCAGTTTAAACGTGATATCCCAGTTGGGCACATCCATACCCCAAAAGTCACTGGCTATAACGCTGATACTGAATGGGCTATCGTGCAACAAATTGTCGAGATGGTGAAACTTGCTGCAGCGCAAAGATAA